The Candidatus Baltobacteraceae bacterium genome contains the following window.
CCGCGCGCACGGCTTCGGCGTGACCTTCACCGTCGATAGCGACGCGCATCAAACCGGCCAACTCGCGAACGTTGCGCTCGCCGTGGGTCAAGCGCGACGCGCGGGGCTGGGAAAGGCCGACGTTTTGAACACCCGCACGCTCGAAGACGTGCTTGCTTTCGTGCGCCACAAGCGCGAGCGCGCGTCGTGATCTCCACTATTTGGGCCGATTGTGCCGACGGCGTGCTAACCGGCGCGCGCAGTTGTGGAGCGAAGGGCGATGCCGTCGTCTACGTTCACGGCGTGGGTTCGACCGCAGCTATCTGGGACTATCAACTGCGCGCGTTTGGCGACTCGTACCAAAACCTAGCCATCGAATTGCGCGGAAACGGCGTCGCGAAGCCGGAGCCCGATCCGGCCTGGATCACGCGCGCCGGATTCGTCAACGACGTTCTCGCCATC
Protein-coding sequences here:
- a CDS encoding alpha/beta hydrolase, with translation MISTIWADCADGVLTGARSCGAKGDAVVYVHGVGSTAAIWDYQLRAFGDSYQNLAIELRGNGVAKPEPDPAWITRAGFVNDVLAI